The Brassica oleracea var. oleracea cultivar TO1000 chromosome C6, BOL, whole genome shotgun sequence genome includes a region encoding these proteins:
- the LOC106300073 gene encoding LOW QUALITY PROTEIN: defensin-like protein 3 (The sequence of the model RefSeq protein was modified relative to this genomic sequence to represent the inferred CDS: inserted 2 bases in 1 codon): protein MAKFASIITLLFAALVVFAAFEAPTMVEAKLCERXRGTWSGVCGNNNACKNQCIRLEGAQHGSCNNVFPAHKCICYFPR, encoded by the exons ATGGCTAAGTTTGCTTCCATCATCACCCTTCTCTTCGCTGCTCTTGTTGTCTTTGCTGCTTTTG AAGCACCAACAATGGTGGAAGCTAAGTTGTGCGAGAG TCGTGGGACATGGTCAGGAGTCTGTGGAAACAATAACGCCTGCAAGAATCAGTGCATTCGACTTGAAGGAGCACAACATGGATCTTGCAACAATGTGTTCCCTGCTCACAAGTGTATCTGCTATTTCCCACGTTAA